One genomic window of Oncorhynchus kisutch isolate 150728-3 linkage group LG26, Okis_V2, whole genome shotgun sequence includes the following:
- the ercc1 gene encoding DNA excision repair protein ERCC-1, with protein MDKKRFNINLDDSAFTKERAPVKPLFQPSSKAGQSASSSSSSSSTTSETKAQPAPPSSAGQPLSYAEFIVQSKGHAPQRVPSASQRVELSRAAAGTGTGIDTETGSLKQGPSQGAQGGPDMTSSSSVGCERPRAQGTKDPGSGGPPGVTQGEEGQRAGTEQKQGEGQGSEGSNILGHPKPVGSGNSIIVSPRQRGNTILKFVRSVPWEFGEVVPDYVLGQTTCALFLSLRYHNLNPNYIHDRLKLLGQTFTLRVLLVLVDVKDPHHSLKELARICIMADCTLILAWSPEEAGRYLETYKSYEKKPADLLKEHVEKDYLSKVTDCLTTVKSVNKTDSITLLSTFSSLEGIITATKEDLVLCPGLGPQKARRLYDVLHQPFLKAKKKDS; from the exons ATGGACAAAAAGAGGTTTAATATCAACCTAGACGACTCTGCCTTCACAAAAGAAAGAGCCCCG GTGAAACCCCTGTTCCAGCCCTCCTCTAAGGCAGGCCAGagtgcatcatcatcatcatcatcatcatcaaccacCTCTGAGACCAAAGCTCAGCCTGCACCCCCGTCGTCTGCTGGCCAACCACTATCCTACGCAGAGTTCATTGTCCAGAGCAAAGGCCATGCACCTCAGCGAGTCCCCTCAGCTTCACAGAGAGTGGAGCTGTCCAGGGCTGCTGCAGGAACGGGGACAGGGATAGATACAGAGACTGGTAGTTTGAAGCAGGGTCCCAGTCAAGGAGCACAAGGTGGGCCTGATATGACGTCATCGTCCTCTGTGGGGTGTGAGAGGCCTCGGGCCCAGGGGACAAAGGATCCGGGGTCTGGTGGACCACCAGGGGTtacacagggagaggaggggcagaGGGCTGGGACTGAGCAGAAGCAGGGGGAGGGTCAAGGGTCAGAGGGCAGCAACATCCTAGGTCATCCTAAACCAGTGGGGTCTGGTAATAGTATCATAGTCAGCCCCAGACAG agaggaaacaccattctGAAATTTGTGAGGAGTGTGCCGTGGGAGTTTGGAGAGGTGGTCCCCGACTATGTTCTGGGACAGACGACCTGCGCTCTCTTCctcag TCTGAGGTACCACAACCTCAACCCCAACTACATTCACGACCGTCTCAAACTGTTGGGCCAGACCTTCACCCTCAGGGTTCTACTGGTGTTAGTTGATGTG AAAGACCCTCACCATTCTCTGAAAGAGCTGGCTCGTATCTGCATCATGGCTGACTGCACTCTCATCCTGGCCTGGAG TCCAGAGGAGGCGGGGCGTTACCTGGAGACGTACAAGTCCTATGAGAAGAAACCAGCTGATCTGCTGAAGGAACATGTGGAGAAAGACTACCTGTCGAAG GTGACGGACTGTCTGACCACTGTGAAGTCTGTCAACAAGACTGACTCGATCACTCTGCTGTCAACCTTCTCT TCCTTAGAGGGGATCATCACTGCAACTAAAGAGGACCTGGTTCTCTGTCCTGGACTGGGACCCCAGAAG GCCAGACGTCTCTATGACGTGCTACACCAGCCCTTCCTCAAGGCCAAGAAGAAAGACAGCTGA